A part of Aquila chrysaetos chrysaetos chromosome 14, bAquChr1.4, whole genome shotgun sequence genomic DNA contains:
- the TPT1 gene encoding translationally-controlled tumor protein, with protein MIIYRDCISQDEMFSDIYKIREVANGLCLEVEGKMVTRTEGQIDDSLIGGNASAEGPEGDGTEATVITGVDIVINHHLQETSFTKESYKKYIKDYMKAIKARLEEHKPERVKPFMTGAAEQIKHILANFKNYQFFVGENMNPDGMVALLDFREDGVTPYMIFFKDGLEIEKC; from the exons ATGATCATCTACCGGGACTGCATCAGCC AGGACGAGATGTTTTCCGACATCTACAAGATCCGGGAAGTGGCGAACGGCCTGTGCCTGGAAGTGGAGGGGAAG ATGGTCACCAGGACAGAGGGTCAAATTGATGACTCTCTAATTGGTGGCAATGCCTCTGCTGAAGGTCCTGAGGGAGATGGAACAGAAGCCACGGTCATAACTGGTGTTGATATAGTAATAAACCACCACCTTCAGGAAACCAGCTTTACAAAAGAGTCCTACAAGAAGTACATCAAGGACTACATGAAAGC aatcAAAGCCAGACTTGAGGAACACAAGCCAGAGAGAGTAAAGCCTTTCATGACAGGGGCTGCAGAACAAATCAAACACATCCTTGCTAACTTCAAAAACTACCAG TTCTTTGTAGGAGAGAACATGAATCCAGATGGTATGGTGGCTCTCCTGGATTTCCGTGAGGATGGTGTGACCCCGTATATGATTTTCTTTAAGGATGGCTTAGAAATCGAGAAATGT